One stretch of Leadbetterella byssophila DSM 17132 DNA includes these proteins:
- the murQ gene encoding N-acetylmuramic acid 6-phosphate etherase, with protein sequence MSEINLKGLATEASSNHNDLDKKSVRELLEGINSEDKTVPLAVEKALPQIEALVQQIVARMKKGGRLFYIGAGTSGRLGIVDASECPPTYGVPFDLVIGLIAGGDSAIRKAVENAEDDVNQAWIDISEYDPKPEDTVIGIAASGRTPYVIGGLKAANEAGLLTGCIVCNEGSAVAAAAQFPVEVVVGPEFVTGSTRMKSGTAQKLVLNMISTTVMIQLGRVRGNKMVDMQLSNEKLVERGIRMIMQEAQIEYDLAAKLLQEHGSVRKAVDAYNNK encoded by the coding sequence ATGAGTGAGATTAATTTGAAGGGCTTGGCTACGGAAGCAAGTTCTAACCATAATGATTTAGATAAGAAGAGTGTTAGAGAATTATTGGAAGGCATTAATTCCGAAGATAAAACCGTTCCTCTAGCCGTAGAAAAGGCACTTCCCCAAATTGAGGCTTTGGTGCAGCAGATCGTAGCCCGTATGAAGAAGGGTGGCCGACTATTCTATATCGGAGCGGGAACCAGCGGTAGACTAGGCATTGTAGATGCTTCAGAGTGTCCTCCTACTTACGGGGTTCCATTTGACTTGGTCATAGGTCTGATAGCCGGAGGAGATAGCGCCATTAGAAAAGCGGTAGAGAATGCTGAAGATGATGTTAATCAAGCTTGGATAGATATTTCAGAATATGATCCAAAACCAGAAGACACGGTAATAGGCATTGCTGCTTCTGGCAGAACTCCTTACGTTATTGGAGGATTAAAAGCCGCTAATGAAGCCGGCCTTTTGACAGGATGTATCGTTTGTAACGAAGGAAGTGCTGTAGCTGCTGCGGCCCAATTTCCAGTGGAAGTAGTTGTAGGTCCGGAATTTGTGACCGGTTCTACCCGTATGAAATCAGGTACTGCCCAGAAGCTGGTATTGAACATGATTTCTACTACCGTGATGATTCAGTTAGGAAGAGTTCGTGGTAATAAGATGGTGGATATGCAGCTTAGCAACGAGAAGTTGGTAGAAAGAGGCATCCGTATGATCATGCAGGAAGCTCAAAT